TTTTCCAGGGCAGCGAGATCTTCACGTGCCTCGGAAAACTCTCCTTCCTCCATGCCCTCACCAACATACCAGTGCACAAATGCACGCTTGGCATACATGAGATCAAATTTATGATCAATGCGGGAAAACACTTCCGCAACGCTGGTTGAGTTGGAGATCATGCAGACAGCTCTCTGAACCTTGGCAAGGTCCCCTCCTGGAACAACAGTTGGTGGCTGGTAGTTGATACCGCACTTGAATCCAGTAGGGCACCAATCCACAAATTGGATTGTGCGTTTGGTCTTGATGGTGGCCACAGCCGCATTCACATCTTTGGGCACAACATCTCCTCGGTACATAAGGCAGCAAGCCATGTACTTCCCATGGCGTGGGTCACATTTGGCCATCATTGAAGAGGGTTCAAAAGCACTGTTGGTTATCTCAGCCACCGATAGCTGCTCATGGTAAGCCTTCTCAGCTGAAATGACAGGGGCATAAGAAGAAAGCATAAAGTGGATCCTGGGATATGGGACCAGGTTAGTCTGGAACTCAGTCACATCCACATTCAGGGCTCCATCAAACCTCAAAGATGCGGTAAGAGATGAGATAACCTGAATCATACATGCCAAAACACCACATGTATGAACAACAATCATTAAATTTCATAACATAAAGACgagtattttagtaaaaatgcttATAGTTACCTGAGAGACAAGGCGGTTAAGATTCGTATAAGTGGGTCGTTCAATGTCCAAAGAACGCCTGCAGATGTCATATATTGCTTCGTTATCCAGAAGAACAGCGACATCAGTGTGCTCAAGGAGTGAATGAGTGGACAGCACACTGTTGTAAGGCTCTACAACTGATGTAGAAACCTGAGGTGAAGGATAGACGGTGAAACCAAGCTTCGACTTCTTTCCATAGTCAACAGAGAGACGCTCCAAGAGAAGAGATCCAAGACCAGAACCAGTACCACCACCAACAGCATTGAAAACCAAGAAGCCTTGGAGCCCAGTACAGTTATCAGCAAGCTTTCGGATACGATCCAAGCAGAGATCAACAATCTCTTTGCCAATTGTATAATGGCCACGAGCGAAATTGTTGGCAGCATCTTCTTTGCCACTGATGAGTTGCTCAGGGTGGAATAACTGGCGGTACGTACCAGTCCTCACTTCATCGATAACAGTAGGCTCCAGATCAACAAAGATGGCGCGAGGGACGTGCTTCCCGGCACCAGTTTCGCTGAAAAAGGTGTTGAAAGCATCGTCTCCTCCACCAACAGTCTTATCACTTGGCATTTGGCCATCAGGCTGAAAATCGAAAATTCTAAAAGATCACCACCATTATCCACATTCAAAACCTTAGATCTCGCCTAAATTATCTATAGAACTGAAATCGTTCAGCTAACATTTCAATTAATCCAGATCTATCCATTTTTAACGAGTCCGATCACAATTTACAACAACAGaaacacaattaataaatttaaacatagtCAAACCAAATcacaatgttaaaataattaaaaagggaaaaaaatgaatctaacagcaaaataaatgaaatatacaaATCGGAAAAAAAATACCTGAATGCCATGCTCGAGACAGTAAAGTTCCCAGCAAGCATTTCCGACCTGAATACCGGCCTGACCGATGTGAACTGAAATGCACTCTCTCATATTTCTTTTCCTAGGAAATTATACGAAAATTGAAGGgaaaatttgtttgaaaaataaaataaatggggGCGTGTATCAAGACGCCTTCCGGAATATGAGATCTGAGGTATTGTTTAAACTAgcaggggtttatatagggaggAAAAAAGGTtcgaaaaacaaaaaaacatttGAGGTTGGAAAAACCAGGGTTAGTTAACCGCGGTTAATGATGACAGCGAGGAGAGGTTCGGCTTGTCGTTATTTTTAAGCCAGTACCTGCCTGGCTGGCTGGCTTTCCTCTAACTACCTActaattaattttacttttaaagggttgatttttcttttagttattttgaaaaaagaaaatttataaaatttagctATTAAATTACTGGTTTATATCTGCATGGGTgagacaaaaatataaatatatattttttatctttaaaataaattatagattttaaataaaattatgtattttattgtattttttaaaatttgttttttatgATCATTAAATGTAAAGTAAAAATGCCTAAAAATGATTAACTGATTGATCTATTAAAAGAGATTCTTTTATAAGAGAAAAAAggtttagtttttgtttttcagaataagatttaaaaaatacctctctttttttttgtaaaatgaaaatattgaatatttttctgatattttttaagaatgaattttttttattacattttatatatttatattaaaaattgaacatattttagtaatttacatAATCTAGTTTGTCACGTGAGGTTGATAGTTTTTTTAAGGAAGTATCTTTTTGCATGTTTTTATGAAGtgatttaagttattttattcaaaaatattatatgaaagagtttttaaaacaataatactcttataatgatatttataatattagttattaaaaaattgatttaaagtgTTTTTGTCTGAATTATTGCTGATAATTCATaaggaatttttttatatagaaaagATTTAAGAATTGCGGGGAGAACTAAATTATGAGTATAATGAAAAGGGGCTGGTGAGTGGATGGGCTATCACAAGAAGAGTGGATTTTACGTTTCTATCAGTGGGCCCCGAATCTGATAGAATGGACCAATGAATTTCACCTCTTACCtgttttcaaatcaatttctgtACCTATACGCTGCACTCCTATCTAAAACTAGTATGTTTTTCcttatttatatgtataatattataaaattaaaatgttaaaccTATTTTACGTCTCTTTACTTTTAATTTCGAAAATCTACCTCatctattttcaattttatattaaattcttCTTACATGTGAtatttggaaatttaaaaaaaattattggatagtcatataacaataaaaatagcaTTTAAAATGTGTATATAGATTATTTTCCCTTAAAAACATTCACTCAAActtgttattttaaaataatttttttgttggaaTAATGTTCCTACAAAATATTGACCTTgacatttaaattaaaatagttaacaatattaagtatttaaattaattaatggtaTTACAAAAAtagaatgaccaaattgcatTCAAAATTAAACCTCAAAATTGAGCATAGcatagggatcaaattaaaatttgaccTTTTATGTATAACCTGAAAATAGAGGGATCagaattgaaatttaaccattattaatgtaaaaaataaaattgtaaaaaaaaaagaaaaagaaaaaagccaTGAATGGCTGGAACATTTGTCAAAGAAAGAccctcctttttttttaatgacATATCATGTTGTCATGTTAACAATACTAAAGCTTTGAAACTCTTAATCCAATTCGAATATCTGTCTAAATCAACTGTCAATAGTTTGAAGGTTTCGACAAAAGAGATGATAATCTAATAAAGGCTATTTTATCTGTCTAAATCAAGACATGGAGAAAGTGCTGTTCAGCATTAACTCATTAATTCCAGGATCCCCGACTTGaaatatctgttctttttgagGCTAAACGCAGCTTACTGAAATTTCAAATTCAATACTCCACAAACAGAACCAACCTACCAATTTGACTTTTCATAAATGTCATAAACAGAAGCCTTACTCTGAGTCTGACTATTTCTATTTGGTCCCTTGGACAAAAATGCAGGCCGAGCAAACTCCATAAACAAACATGAAAAAAACGACAGACAATCATCATTTCTTCAAAGTTCTGCCGGATTTTTCTCTAAAGAAAATGTATGTCCTGTCCTACATACGAAAATGTTATCCTAAATACACGCACTACTGGAAGAAACCCATGCATTTGAATAAGTAACAAAACCGAGCTTCAAGACAACAGGAAAGATCGTAAACAAGTCAAGACTGAATTGATGCATGAAAGAAAATGGTGGAAGGCATTAGAAAAAGGTACTACGGAGTCACATCATTGTACTTGGTTAGACTTGATGACAGGACATGAATCGTGCTTGTAGCGAAAAACCATGTAGGTCATATTTAAATGAGGTTTTTAATTCTACAAAGAATGATCTCAAACAAACTTCGTTACGAAAATAGATGTAGAATTGGATTCTGAGGAAGTAATCATCTGTAATAGCATCCAAAGAAAATATTATGGCATCATATTGTGTACATGTGTAATTGGCAAAGAGACACTCATGCCACAAGAATGAGAACTTAAGACTATCATGCAGATGAAGGCTGCAAAAGAAACAATATAAGCAGAAATTGAATCATTGAAACCTGGATAAAAGCAATCTAAATAATATGAGAAAGCTATAAAATATTTGCATGAACACGGGTACGAACTAGCCTTTGAGTAAAGGAGTACAATATTGGAGCAAGCTACTTCTCAAAGTGAAAGAATAGCAAGTTTGGAAGACCGACTACCTCACAAGCGGTTAGATGCAGAGATATCGAAAGGTACATGTATTAAGTAACATTCAGCAGTATATCAAAACTTGAGGAACTACAAAGTAATTAGCCAATAGGAGATATTAAAGACAGAAAGGACCAGGCCTAACGTATATTGAGTTGATAGTTACATTGGCTAGGTGAATTTTTAATGGGACTACTGTAGCTTTACTTTGATTAGGTAGACAGGAAACAATATGCGTATATCTATATTTTGATCAACAGAAAGCAATTGCAATCATGATTTTAACATAAAGTAGGATGGGGACACAAAAAGCATATCATATAACAGAATCCATGGATCTAATTAAAGAACTATTCTCTATCAGCAGGCATGGTTCGCCAAGCCTTTTGTCATCAGATTTTCTAGTAAAGCCTGCACTAAAAATTGATTTACTGAACCATTGTTCCACATGGTTAATACAAGAACAAATAAGATCAGAAAGAGATATCTAAGTCCAAGCTATAGTACAGACTACGAATGAAGAACGCATTCAGTAATTGCAATGCGTACACTTGTTCAGAAGATTTTCAGGGAACCTAGGTAAGTTCTTTTATACCAAATGTCAACTGTCTGTGCACAAGGAAAGAGTAAGTGGCACATTAGACAGTAAAAGGCGGAGTTCACACTGATGACATATAGCAAACAGAGCTGAACTGCCTGAACATGTAATGTTTAACACAATATACCAAGGAAAGGATAGCCAAATTTTAAATTACACATATATCGTGTCAGCTGCAgaaatcaaccaatccatacttTATCTCATCATTATTCACTTAAGATGTTAACATGCAGTGGGAGGAAGTTTACTTAAATATCACCATTGCTGTCACTTATAAAGTAATTCTTGAAAAGTAAAACCACAAGACACTCAAATTTCAAAACCCCAACAATGCATCAATGTAAAATCAACACAGAAAAGTCAATCACAGTAGCGTTCTCAAACCTCATAATTGACAAATCAATTGTTTCCCTGTTTCACTAATAAAAAACTCCAAGCTTGTTACATGCATGGACCACAAACAAATGAAATGATTCTTTTCCAGTACTCTTCTGCAATTGGCTTTCAAGGGACCATTATAATACTAATTATGGAAACAATTTTCTAAATGCCATTAAAGGCAAAATGGAATCATTCCATTAGAATGAAATCAAATGCAGCAATGAAATTAGAGATAGAAAACAATTTCTAAATGTCATTAAAGGCAAATGGAACCATTCCATCCTCAGGTGGCTTCTGTATTTCAAATACCAACATCAGAATCACCTACATTTCCTACCACACTTCATCTACCAAGcaaatagtgaaaaataaaatatgagataaatgaaaaaaaatgtgggCATAACCAGAAATAGAGTAACTATATCTCTATATTTATAGAAGCAAAGTCAATATACGGAAAACAGGGGAAAACTTACATCATCACCATCACGGTcagtaaatatattaaaaacaaagtaTCTTTGAGAAATAAATGATAATAACAATACGAAGAAAAATGCTTCACAAACCCCACCGTCTTCTTCCTCGGTGCATTTCAACAGATGATTACGAATGCCCATAGTTGATGATGATGAACTGTAAGCTCCTCCTCCACCTTTAAAATCtcataagaaaagaaaaacaagagaaaaacgccagaaaaaaaaaagactaaactaAAAAAGGTCGTAAGATTTTACTTTTAGcaagaaaaaaaactatatatgaaaatatttatatttgccTGGCTCCATCCTGTCTGCCTTTTTGCAAGCAATAAGGGAAGGGGAGTTGTTTTACACAGGGAGGAACAGAGCTACATTGTACTCTCTCTCCTGTGAATTCACAAAAATAACCTCCGATTTACAATGGTGTGGAGAGGATACACCTCTTGAAGACCAAGGGTCGCTTGGTCATTGAACCCCCCTCTATAGCCATTACAGTGACAGATTTTAAGGTTTTGCCGCTGGGTTTATGGTCAAGCCCCTTaaaaaaagaagcaaagaaaGCTGATTACTATTTTCTGAGGTTATATTTTTTTTCCAGAGAGAAACGTGGAAAGGGGAGGAAGATAAAAATGAGGTTTATGTCTAAAATGGGAATTGCAAACaagttatataatatattattaatttttgtggGATTTAAAGAAAAGGCCGGTTAAAAGCCATTTTCAACTTTAGCTTTGTTCCGTTTCTGGTAAGACTCGCTCCATTTTTGTCTCTCCAATTTCTTTGcctctttttctctctctcttttttttttttgggtgttcTAACTTCGCCTCTAGTTCTTATATAGCAATATttctttaacttttatttttttataaatttgttttaaaacctCTTTTACTACTAAAACTTATGATCTCCTACCCTAACCCTAACGATAatataaatgttaattaaattaaatatatatttttaaatacacgAATTTCTCTCTTGGGGCATAAAACGCATGAAATTCAATCATCAAAAACTCATTTATCTTCCCATATCACTTATTCTACCTGCTTTCTAACAAAAGAGAGATAAGAGGATTAGTAAAGATAGAATGAttgaagtattttattttattattaattatttgttaaatttaaagaggaaaaaaattttaaaaaaaggggcaTGAATTTTGTAGGAATTTAAAACACAGGCTGAACGTGTgacttattattatattattttacgtTTCTCTAAAAATTAGAGGAGAAAAATATCAACTGCTATACGAATTCTATATAGTTAATACAATACTGCAATTAATTTGATACATTCAAATACTTGTGTTATTACATTTGagattaaacataaaaatatagtTAATTTAGAGTTATACCAATTTTTTCtcaacttatatttatattttaatatatatgattaattcaaaaaatataaaaaaccaataatccataaaaggaaaaaaaatcaacgTAATGACTTTTTTAccttccaactttataaaaaaatttattttaactctttatttatttgtttttgctctttttagtttttaaatttatatttttttgtcaaatcactctaAAATAGATAGAATTGATGTGGCATACATGAAGACTGTCACGTAGATTACACGTTGgcattcaattaatttttataaattttaataattttaatgcattttagtttttaaaaataatttttttatattttttaaaatttttaaattttaaaaattaattaaatactgatGTGCCATCTGTGTGTATGCAGTGTCGAAATAGTTTAAAAAgacattaatttttctttttattttagggtggcttgataaaaaaacataaatttaaaaagtgaaaaaaaagtgaaaaattaaattaatctttttataGGAAAAAAATTAATCCTGAATGCATTGGTTTGCAAGAGACAAAACAGGAGAAACCTGTGGGGCCAACAAAAGATCCCTACAAATTTGTCAGGTTGATTTTGTTATTTGTAGTTTTGTCGCTAACAGCATCATAGGTATGAAACtataaaaagtttattttttaatctttttaaggAAACTatttttattgttgtaattatattttaatttttcattttatgattACTAATATAAATTGGAATCACATataatagaatattttaaaaaaaaatgaaactcaTTAATCCCAATTATCGCTGTAATTCCCTGGTATTTCAATTTTTTGAGAATTACTTAATTTAGTGAGATTCattaattgtaatttaaaatatatgagtT
The genomic region above belongs to Gossypium hirsutum isolate 1008001.06 chromosome D05, Gossypium_hirsutum_v2.1, whole genome shotgun sequence and contains:
- the LOC107905189 gene encoding tubulin alpha-4 chain — its product is MRECISVHIGQAGIQVGNACWELYCLEHGIQPDGQMPSDKTVGGGDDAFNTFFSETGAGKHVPRAIFVDLEPTVIDEVRTGTYRQLFHPEQLISGKEDAANNFARGHYTIGKEIVDLCLDRIRKLADNCTGLQGFLVFNAVGGGTGSGLGSLLLERLSVDYGKKSKLGFTVYPSPQVSTSVVEPYNSVLSTHSLLEHTDVAVLLDNEAIYDICRRSLDIERPTYTNLNRLVSQVISSLTASLRFDGALNVDVTEFQTNLVPYPRIHFMLSSYAPVISAEKAYHEQLSVAEITNSAFEPSSMMAKCDPRHGKYMACCLMYRGDVVPKDVNAAVATIKTKRTIQFVDWCPTGFKCGINYQPPTVVPGGDLAKVQRAVCMISNSTSVAEVFSRIDHKFDLMYAKRAFVHWYVGEGMEEGEFSEAREDLAALEKDYEEVGAESGEGDEGDEEEY